TAGTAAATCATTAAAGTTGTGCTGTAGCTTTAAGAAGTAGCTGTAATTCCACTTGATTAGCATTTCAAATGCTTGTGTATCTTTTATTCCACAGCAAGAAGAAAATCCGGGTATTAGGGGGCGTGACAGGAAGTGGTCATCAGGTGGCACTAATCAGCCCATCATAAAAAAAGGAGGCGGCCCGAATAGAACGTCAGTCATTTCAACACTTACCATcggaggaaggaagaaaggaggaCGAGAGGGGGACCGAGGTGAAGCCCCGCTTGGTTTCCTTTGGTTCTGTTGTGTTCTTTAGCGTTGTGAGGGAACATCGAACCGTGATGTGTTTTGGCGTACTGTCGCGTTAACCTTCTCGTGAGAGCACAACGAGCAAGTCTTAGTCGGGAATCGAACAATGGAACATCATCGCCATGACGACGACGGAGACTACGAGGACGAGGAGGTGGATCCCCGGATCCAGGTAGACGCACACTCAATCCTCATGAAGTCTTATTTCGTCGAATATGTACGAAAGTGCTTTTAATGTAGCATCGTTAGCTCCCGTGTCAGCAATAAATTACCCGCCAGTGTGACTAATCAATTCGTCTATCTGCCTTTTGAGCATTTGGAAATCATGCCTTCGTCTAGTGTATGTTTGTCATTGGTGACTAATATTTAACGAGAACAAAGCAATGATAAGGCCAACATTCTAAGtagaaatgaatatatttatattctgttTTTCCCCAGTAATTTGGGTCTTGAGCTAAATGCGTTACAAccacatttaatttataaagaCCGAGCTGCTACACAGTTCATATGTTCTTCGGACACatgtaaataaagttttgaattgaataaaaaatatccTCGACTAATTAGAAAATGGTAAACAGCAAgtcaacacatttatttcaattAGATACATTTTAAGTGTCAACATGTTAAAAAATTGTGGTGACCCAATTCATACTTATTTTTAGACATTTGTGCAAATATAAACTTGATGTTCCACAATGTGAGGacaccatttattattatattattattattgtaaaataataatcatcacacACTTGGGTTCCTCTGCAGCACACACAATgactaataaaaatatacattttatttgtcatgtaATTTACCAGGCATGAAAAGACGTCAACGTTTGGTTTTGTAAAAATGTGGAAGCTAAAATAAGATCAACTTCCTCagagtcaaacaggaagtgttgaaCAGGAAGTGCGAACACACCTGGAAGCATTCACTTTAACTTTCCTCTCCCTGAGAATGTGGTCAGGAGAGCTGCTTTGTTCCATTAAGAATTCATGGAACTCCCAGGAGTCGTCCTGAAATCTTTAACACGCACATGAGTTGTTATGGTTAACTGCAAATCACTTATCCATTGTTAATAAGAGCAATGAAATGTCGTATCTCTTGCAATGAGATGCAACTTTGTGCACCTTAGGAACCagttcttggaaaaaaaaatcaaattccaAATAATTTGATTTCAGAGGTCAAACTGCATGTTTGTTTGGTTGCAGATGTTTCCAGCTGTGACGTGTTGTCTGTCGTGTTTTTCAGGGTGAGCTGGAGCGACTCAACCAGTCGTCAGACGACATCAACAGATGTGAGACAGCACTGGAGGTCAGCGTGCAACATTTAGCATGTGTTAATAGCGCTTGGGTTGATGGGTTGATCCTCGCTGGAAGCCAACATGGCAGATGCAGAGTCATACAAAGTTTACTCTGTTTCCTCCCGCTTCACAGAAACACTTCTGTTCCCTCTGTACCACTCCTCCACAGTTACATTTAGCAAACATTCATAATAGATGGCAATAGGAAGACTTCATATGATTGCTTCTActcacacatagacacacaatACAGAGAACAGGTGATgaatttgtaaatgtaaatgattAAGATTGCATTCAAAATTGCTgattaattcaaataaatattgttaattactgtacatattatAAGTAGAATAACAGTaacatgcatttaaaaatacacagttaaaataattgtaaattacccaaaaaaatatttaaaaattgtagattataaaataaaaaaatgtagaagaaaaatttaaattactATTGCAGATGATTGAGCAAACAGAAATTAAAATTTGTAGATGCAATTtgcattttcatgtattttcaaTTAAAATAGTCGTAATAAAATTCTAATTTTGGATGAATTTAAATAGTATTTGATCAGTTAAAATGGTAGCTACGTTAAAATTAAATTCAACATTCTAGTTGATAAATTGTGACCATTTCTGTAGCGACAGAAATAAGAATATGTAACATACATAAATAgatatttgctttgttttcaaGGACCCTTTATAGACGTGTTCCATAAGACAGGTTTCCTTAAATAACCTATGATATGATACTAtataaagaataaagtaaaataagggCGGAGGAAACGCTCCCAGCAGATGTGATCTTGCAAAGAATTGCCAAAGCTCTAAACGTGGTCATTGTTGAGTCGTATTTGATTCCACATTTAATGGGACTGTGATGATGCAAGGAGGCCACCCGACTTACGCAAGTACTTTTATGGAAGTAGGTCAGCAGTAGGTCTGCCATGGAAAGTCATAAAAGGGGTGAAAGTCTTGCTTTATAACAGTCATCACCTGGGTAACAAGTGCAAATCAATTCAGCAGGATGATTGGCACCTGAGAGCTAATCAACTGTCTGCATGATGATGTGATGCTCCACTCGCGATTAGAAATGTGACGCAAAAACGTTACGTGTACATATGCAGCTGTCATTCTTGTGATGACTCGCCAAAGTCCGACCGGCTTCTTTATGAACCGCGAAGACTTCTAGTTGCTGTTGCTGTGGCtcacctgacccccccccccccccctcccctctgtgGTCAGGATGCCAGGCAGAAGTTCCGTTCGGTCCTACTTGAGGCCACAGTCAAGCTGGACGAGCTTCTCAACAAGATCGGGAAGCCTGTGGACGAGTCCAAGCCGTATTGGGAAGCTCGGCGTCTGGCCCGGCAGGTAGGGGCTTGACTTGTACTCACTAATATCTTTGCATGGTTGAACTTCCTGGAAAACCTTTTGTTACACAATTTAAATGTAGTCTTCACATGCTGAGGATGGGGAAGTCCAACAATCTCACTTCTCTTTTCTCagtatgggtgtgtgtgtgttttctaagTGTACATCCTGCAGTGTACTTTAAAGTTTTGCTTTGTCACTGGGCAGTTTCGAACAGCACCTCAGGGCTTAATGAGACAAAAACGACAAAGTGAAAAAATCACTCCCATAATCACACATAGATTGCAGAAATGCAGAATCTTGTAATTAAACATTATACATCAGTAGAATCTTCCCAGAAAGTTGAGCCAGTAACATTAGGAGTTAGACGTTGGGGTGTCCTCACTGTGGAGCCCTGCGAGATGAGCCTTAAGGGGCTCAAAATAGCAAGTTGTTTTTCTTGAAAGTGTTAAAGCATTTGACACAATTACTCACAACTCCTCCATGCCGTTTGCCGACTACAAGTATTTTGGCTGGAGGAACACTGAGGTTTTGTCTCTCCCACACATGCCTGAACAAAAACCTGAAGTTGCAGACAGATGGCAGATTTGGTGTGGTACAGATGGCAGTATTTTTAAAAGTCAGTTTCAGTGTCTCCTTCCTTCATTAGATCCTCACTGGTCCTGCTTATTCGGTCAGTCTTTCTGTCTGCTGCTCTGATAGGAACACGACTTGTGCATGGAGATAATGAAGGGATGGTGGTGCACGTGCAAAGCTGTTAAGTCTCAGTTAAAGATACAATCTATACTTGGAActcaaacatgtactgtatatatgtgacACATCAGCTCATTGATTGCGACTTTCTACTGAGGGAGGGCAACCTTCAATGGTTAGCTTTGCCATTTGAAGAAAGTCTTATCTTTAGTCTTACTAAAACATATGTTGAACTCAGTATAAGGACGTTCTGGGGGAAATAACTATAGGTAGTCAAACCACAATGTCCTGACGTGTTTTTAGCTTTAGCTGTGGCTCGCATTGAATACAGCGTTACCTGGGTTTTGGTCATTCATTCGCTCTAAAAGGTCTGAGAAAAGAATGAAGCAACATTTCTCATGGGAAATCAtcctgttccagacacccaaacatGTGACCAAGAAATGCATTTATAGACATCATTTTAGTTTTAGGTgcagaaataatgcaaaataattgtCAATGAGTGTATAAAcatttaatatcatttttacTTGCGCTCTAGGACTATATAAACATAGAAACTATGTAAAGAAACTTTAGACTCCCCTCCTTCATCAGAGGAAAACTGGTTGTTTCCAGCCTTATTCGGTCTTTACTCATCTAAATTGGCAGTCGAACTTAGGGTGGTGTCAGAGAAAACtaatttaaaccaaaaaacagataaaattGACGTCCATATTTTGTTTTAGTAACTCCTCAAACATCTGAACAGTTGCTTACTTCTATGAAACTAAAACGGCACAGGAAGAAAATATCTTGTGgacaaaataactacatttattcacagatttagagcataacacaaaaatagtctgaaattcacacatgtggggaaaaaaaagcaaaagacgtCAGTAGACAAATAGTGAATGAGTtaaccttttcttttctttccttccaATGGTGCAAAGGTATCGACTTGGGGTCGCCAAACCATTGACCAGTCAGGCTTTGGGATTTGCCTGTTTGATCACAGTTGTAAATTCCCTAGTATAGGTTTATATTTAGTGCAGGCACTCTTCAGGGTGGACGTCATGTTTTTCACGCCAGGCACCCCGCAGACCAGCTAAGGCTTCATTCTTCCTAGGACCAATTGCACATTGGAGCCGTTTGGGAAGTTGCTGTTGAAATTTCTGTCCATCTGTGTTGTTGATGAGAGTAGACAGTACACCAAAAATAGACTGGATCGGCCGCCAATCCCGAGCCTGAAGACATCCCTATAAAATAAGTTTATAGCTTTTGATAGGGTGAAAGGATTCCTTTGAGTTTTTGTTCCATGGTGGAGACTTATTTGGGTCGTGCTGATGTTTTAACAAAGTGCTGAGTCAGGAGCTTTCACTGCCATGAAATTTGCATTggacttcctttttttttccctttgattCCACATCACCCCCTGTGACCTTTTTTAGGAGGTTGTTTTTGTCACACTGCTAACACATGCTATTGAATCTTGGGACAACATTTAGAGACCCTATAAACATGTGGTCATGCCTTTTTAAGGGGTTGGCAGGCAATTTTGAGCAGAAAAAAGGTTGAGAAATGTGCGGTCGTGTTTTTGTGATGAATGTTCCCATCAGATTGAAGCCACCAAACGTTTGCTGCAATCTCTGAAGTTAAAGCGACACGTTGCTAACGCAGCAGTAACTCCCAAGAGACGTGCCTCTGAAGATTCTGCGGAACTAATTATAATTTAAGTAGAAGTGTGTGAGAGAGTAAGCGAGAGAACGATGTGACGATGCAGAAGGGAAGGGAGCGGGAGATGGTGGAGATGTGGCCACTGAGGAAGATTAAAGATcttacaggaagtgacagtcAGGAGTAGCAGCAAAGTGATGGATATAAAAGGGTTATGGAGACCAATGAATTCTTTTGTAAATTGTGGTCGGTTTGTTCCAGACCCATCTGTGAGAAGTACATTtctgaagtaggattccttattgataaacagaatatttcagtagttggagcataaaaaaagcttttttttacattagagccctctagacgtgcactaacacccctatagtaatctttacactcttattaaccaatatagtagacataagaaaaATAAGGGTTGGATGTGTAGTTTGTGTACTTTGACTGTGACAAAGTCGAGTGTTTATTTCATGCTTCATTTACTTTGCTTGTTagccaaaatgttttttcatgtttggcACGGAGCGATCCAATAATCGCATGGGAAAATGCTGCCGGCGAGCCAAATGGTGAAGTTGCtgtcaaaccaaaacaaatgcaGCACAGTCGACCTCGCACGCACGTGTCTGAGGACCCAGAGAAGATGTTACGGTTTAGCTTCTGCAAGACCTCACTATTAGCTTGATTGGTGCAAACAAGAGCAGCTGCAGGTCGCAGCTGATGAAAACAAGGCAGGGCTTGTTGGCGCCACGATAAGCTGGCAAGCTAACAAGCATCTCTAATTGAGTTATAGCCAGTATGCTGATGTGCTACCATTTTTACTGTGGGACAAAATCGGCAACATTGCCCTTAATAAACAAAGACTACATATTCTGTACACAAGCTTTTattttaccgttttttttttaatttggggtTTGCAGGCCCAGCTGGAGGCCCAGAAGGCCACCCAAGACTTCCAGAGAGCTACTGAGGTCCTGCGGGCCGCCAAGGAGACCATCTCGCTGGCCGAGGAGCGGCTTCAGGAGGAGGACAGGCGTCACTTCGACTCCGCCTGGCAGGAGATGCTCAACCACGCCACCCAGAGGGTCCGCTGACAACCTCATGGCCAAACTTGAACTTTAGTGTGGATTGCGACGTGTCATTGACCTCTGATTGGTTCTTACAGGTGATGGAGGCGGAGCATGCAAAGACCCGAAGCGAAGCGGCGCACAAGGAAACGGCGGCCAATTACACGGCGGCCATCAGTCGCATGAAGCAGCTGGAGAAGAAACTTAAACGCACCATCAACAAGTCAAAGTAAGATCCAGAGAGATGTGACCTGGTGGtactggttgccatggtgatatgACTTTCTTCATCCTCCACAGACCCTACTTTGAGATGAAAGCCAAGTTCTATCTGCAGCTGGAGGTACGAGACCACTAGTCTGCCGTTGGATTAGAAACCTCAGCCTGCTGACCCAACGTCTTTCCCTGTAGAACCTGAAGGCAACGGTGGACGAGCGGCAGGCCAAGCTGACCCAGGCCAAGGCTGAATACAAGGCGGCCCTCAGGACCCTAGAGATCATCTCTGACGAGATCCACGAGCGCCGCCGGAACTCCACCATGGGCCCGCGGGGGCAGGGTGTGGGCGCTGAGGGGGACGGCGGCGTCTGTGGGAAGGACGCATCCAGCTTCAAGATGGAGTCTGATGGAATTTCCAGTAAGAAGAAATCATTGGTCATAAATTGCTGTTGCtcccaaaaaaaactaaatccttttttaaaatgtctcttCTCTCCATCCCTCCTCCCCTCCACTCTCATTTGTCATGTCCGCGCCGCCCCCTGCAGTGATGTCTGTGTGCTTTGACGACGAGGCAGGCGGTGCAGGCAGCGCCATGTCTGAGGAAGATTCCGACACTCGTTCTACTTGCAGTTTGGCTTCCACTCCCGGAAGCCCTCAGGAGCTCCTGTCACCGTGTCCCCTCACCTCTCCATCACCAAgtccctcctcatcctcatcctcctcctcctcctcctcaccctcGTCTGCGCCTCCCTCCAGGCCGTGCAGCCTGGACCTCCCAAACTCAGTTTCCCTGTCAGACTTCGGTCTCATCTCGCCGGTGCTTGGGCCTCGCAGCGAGTGCAGCGGAGCGTCTTCACCCGAGTGCGAACTGGAGAGAGGTGGGTGTGGCCTCTTTGCTTTGTACGTGTGCCCTGTGTACACATGTACTATACCAGGATACGTCCAATGTTTGACTTTTCACACTTAAATAATGTAAAGAAACGGAAGCTggctaataatagtaataataatagtataataatacatGCCTTAATATTTTCCATGAGCCCTTTAGGCCACAGCCTCCCTGTGGTAGCACATAGGTGCTGCTCAGCAATTACTGCATAGAGGTTAAACAGTAGGCGCTACCATGTAGTTATACTTCACTTAACTCAGAAGAGCATGCTATGCAGATATTGTGGAAAGGGAAGACAGGTGGCACTAGTGTTAATACTATTTTTATGATGTAATAAAGACAGGCGTTAAGAGAAGGGAGTGGCCGATACATGCTGACCATAAGCCCTCCCCCTCGTGTGGTCCTAAGTGGTATTTCAAGAAGACGTGGTCTGCAAGCATTCTAGTTTCcattttccatattttcacTTGTACAATCTTTGCACAGTTGTGTacaaaagaaataatacaaatgttgaAGTGCGTGAAAGAATATAGACATTATACCCGGTGATCACATGATCCTCTCTCACAGGTGAGCGAGCAGAAGGCGCAGAGATGACTTTGGACAACGGGCCCGTCCTCAACAAGAACGTGATGTCCAGCACCAAGAAGAGTTTTAATCTGGAGGCTCGCTTCAGCTTCCTCAACCTGCGGCGCCAACGCAGTGACGCCAAAAACACTGATAACTTTTCCCAGAAGGCCGTGGTGCTGGTCAAAGGACTATGAGGACCAACTGCACTCTACCAGGAAGACTGAAGAGAACTATTGAGCTGGGGGTGCACCTTTTGACAAAGGAGTACAGTTTGAAGAACAAATGAAggtagtgttttgttttttatctacCCTGAAAATACTTGTCACAAAAAGAAATGAGCCGCCATCACCTTAAATGTCTTCATCCTTGTTATTAAGTCACTTAGTGTTGACATTTGATGGAAGCCAATGGCCAGACGAAAGGAAGGTCAATGAATGCGTCTTGTGGGAATGTTGAATAAAGAAAACGTTGCACTGACGGACCATTCTTTTGTTAgggtcacttcattaggtacagcttCACAATCCAATCGCAATTCCAGCTCCATCTTATTCAATTATCAATATTAAGTTGAGATGACTCCTACACTAAGGAgtccaaaagtattgggacacaggCAGTCCTGTGAGGGCAGACTCTGCAAAACAGTTTAATGAAGCAGCCGTGACGCTATGAGGAAAATGACCTCATTTAACACTTAATGAATGTGACACCACTACTGGCCTTTTAGTCGACATGTAAACAGCTGAGGGGATCAGATGAGGACAACGTAGTGACTGACATGCATGACTATCCTACATCTGATTAACACGCATCACTAGCCATAAAAGACTAACTTTATGATAAAAGGACTTGATTGTTTGGTAATCTCTCTCAAGGCAAACGGGCCCTTGGTATCTGGCCAGGCCCTTGTAGGACTCAGCACCTGTGGTGTAATTAGGGTCCAGTGTGTTGTATATCAGGCGGCAGTTGAGGGCGTACGCCTATGCAACTTGGTATTTGTCAACCAAATGTGGATATTTGGATATTGAAGTGCGAGAGACATGCGTTCCTCCCCTCAGGTCATCCGCTTCAGATAGTAACCACAAGAACAATATCACTGATACAAGCAgctgaggtggcttgggcatctggtgtGGAGGTGCCTGGAGACCAATAAGTGTGTACGCCCCTACTGGGGGTGTTGTCCCTGTAACCCTGATAAGGGGAAGAAAATGACTGGACACCTGACTATCCTTATGTAATGGATGCCAGCCAGTGTGGATGTGCTAGTATATGTTAGCAAAGCTCACTCCCTGAACCTTAAGAGCCATGCAGCGTGTCTGGATGAACTCTTCACTCTCACCATGACGAAGCAAACACTTCACGCTCCCATCCAACGGTAGTCTGTTGCTGCGGCAACAAAGCACTGCACGACGGAGTCATACGACAAACAAATGAAATCACAATATCAACAAGCTGCACAGGAACAAATCTAAGAAGACTGAACAAAAGCAactgaccccccctcccccattctGTAGCCTCCACTCCTGTGGCGATTCACCTCGATGTCATAAGTCGTCAGTAAATCTTTTTCTTTGAGCAAAGTCCGCCTGGTAACACGATAACGTTGTGCTGCACAGACTTGTTGCACTTGTCTGGACTGGGTTAACAAGCTCGTGAGGACACTCTTCTGATATATTCTCACGGCCTCCACAGGACTTTTTTGACAACTACTCACCAACATGAGACAAAAACGTACTGGATGTGAGGATCGTTGGAATGGAAGATCAGCTTTGGGAGATGataatttattttgtgtctacatGATGTTGGCAAACAGTACATACTGGAAGTTTGGCTAAATGATCCCCTAATGACATCACTGTTTTCATTATAATTGATCCTTCCATGTGCCCCCAACCCCAAATATAAATGATCTTCATTGCAGCTGAGAAACCTTGAGGGGGGCGGTGCTGGAAAAGTCCAAGAAAAAGGGTCCTTCCTGTTTGGGCAGGAAGGTGGTAGGGATGACGTTGTAGATGCCGGCGGGGACGTGCTCAGCCTCCATGTAGCAGAAGCCACATCTGCAGGAAGGGGAAGGGCGGTGGTACACATGTTAATAATTCAGAAATAGTTCAGAACACACAAGTCAGAGGTGTGGCACGTGCACGTGAGGATGACCTATGGGACAACAAGCATGTGACTCTTAAAATCCTGGGGGGGTTCTTCAGTCTTGTGACCTCATGTGTGTCACACCAAGAGTTTGATGCCCATGAGATGCTAAAGGTGTCATGATGAATGTGTGGCTGACGTAAGTCACACATGTTGGCATGTGTATTGCGTGTTCACACTGAGAAGTATGACAAAATGCTGTACGTTTGAAATAATGGTGGCCGAGAAGCAACCTGTAGCTATGGATGAAAAAAGCAGCAGAGTTCACACTGTGtacttattgaagtgtactgacCACAAGcattccatttgagacacatcCAGAGTGCACTACATTTTCCCGTACTTCTCAGTTTGAATGCATTTTATGCACTGAACAAAGTATGTTTGAGTACATAAGTGAGAAAAGGCAAGTACCTGTAGTCTCCACTGCTCCTCTTGTGTGACGTTGTTGCATTGGCATCTGCCGCCGTTGACACGGTCACCACCTCAAAGCCGACGCTGTATTGTCTGATTGCAGAGAACCTCTGTCAGCACATTGACACTCACTGCGACAAagctgccatgtttgtttgctgGCTGGCAGGATTATAAAATGGTTGATTCGCTTGCTGCCCAAACTGTATCAAGGGTGCTCACTCGACCAAGACACAAGTGTGCACGGGTGCTCCATGAAGACGCTTCACTAACACAATGCTATTCGACAAACACTCTTGAGTGAATGGAGTACCTGATTCACTGTGGAGGGGACTTGAGTGCATGCACGTACCCAATTTACGACAGTGAATGACTCATAggaattcatccatccatccattttctgcaccgcttatcctcacgagtgtcgcgggcatgctcgagcctatcccagctgtcttcaggcgactccaaattgtccataggtatgaatgtgagtgtgaatggttgtttgtctatatgtgccctgtgattggctggcgaccagtccagggtgtaccccgcctctcactcagtcagctgggataggctccaacatacccctgCCACCCTAGTAGggctaagcggcatagaaagcgGATGAATGGAGCAACTTTAAAGTTTCCATTGTTTCCCAGCTGTCAGTTGGTACCCAAGGTGAAATGTTTATTACCAGTAATAACAAGTCTCAGCAGCCACTTTAGACTTGAGTTAAGGAGCAGCCTTGGATGGTTGACAAGCGTCTGGGATGGACTAACATCGAAAGTGTTAAATTGTGTGAAAACGCCTGTGAGAAGTGAGGGTACTGATAGGGAACATGTAGGAGAATGTCCTGTGTGGTGTGCTACTGTATATCATGTCTCTATACTATATTTAATAAAGAGCGTGTAAGAATAATGTCGGCAGGCTGGCCATGCTGGTGAGTTCCATGACATTGGTAACGGACATCTGAAGTTCAACTGCGCagtaaaaaacattaaagacgTTGCCCCAGTTATATAACAATGCTACTTATCTTTTCCAAGAAGATGTGCATACAAAATATGTCCACATGTATATTACAGGGACTTTTACACCATCACAATGGATTTGAACCACAGTGTGTCAATGAATGCGTGTCTACACATCAGTGCACCATGACTGCTTTACTCTTGTGTATACTGTACCATACACACATCCACATCCAGCCAATGACCGcagaacattaaaaacaatgatGTCACCAGAGGATCTACTGTATCTGAGTGATTTATGTAAATGGCCGCCAGGACGGTGTGAAATCCATTGTCCAAAGGAACATCTACTAGATGGATTTGGCACAGACTAATCTGGCCTACTAGAAAGAAAGTTCATGCAATACAGAGAAATAAATAGTTGGAAACTATTTCTGTCCTCATGTTGTTCACAATGAAAGCTCAGCTTGGAGCAAACAAGGACTGACCTGGATCCTCGCAGTTCTATGAGCAGTGGACCCGCCCGCTCCAGCTGGACTTGGTAGGTGGGATTGTTTTTGTACGAGTCCTTGTAGTTCCCACATCCTCCAGCACTCAGGCCTTTCCACTGCCCGTTAATCTGAGGGACACGGGACAAAGTATGtcaacacacacagtagggctacacggtggaccagtggttagcatggtggcCACACTGTGAGGAGATCTGCAGGCTCTGGATTTgaaaagttctgatactttgttgtaaaagtgtgATCCCCTTCTGGTGAGCGTGGATACATCATCCTCTACGCTgacagtcaaattcattcattcattcattcatcagagTAGGTTAGGTTTCTGCCCTGTATTGATCAGCCATTTTTACTCACTAAGAAAATCTTAAAAAGAAttgaaatcatacaaaaatacatgtataaTACAGCTCACTGggcaaatattcatttattttatgttatcattactcttattattttctctgaggcTCTGCCTGCACGTGACTTAACACAAGCATAGTCCTGCACTCGCTGACGTACCCTTTTGGTGTGTGTGAAGGGATTTGGGATCTTGGCGAAGCTGAATTTGCATCCAGA
This genomic window from Doryrhamphus excisus isolate RoL2022-K1 chromosome 17, RoL_Dexc_1.0, whole genome shotgun sequence contains:
- the sh3bp5b gene encoding SH3 domain-binding protein 5b encodes the protein MEHHRHDDDGDYEDEEVDPRIQGELERLNQSSDDINRCETALEDARQKFRSVLLEATVKLDELLNKIGKPVDESKPYWEARRLARQAQLEAQKATQDFQRATEVLRAAKETISLAEERLQEEDRRHFDSAWQEMLNHATQRVMEAEHAKTRSEAAHKETAANYTAAISRMKQLEKKLKRTINKSKPYFEMKAKFYLQLENLKATVDERQAKLTQAKAEYKAALRTLEIISDEIHERRRNSTMGPRGQGVGAEGDGGVCGKDASSFKMESDGISMMSVCFDDEAGGAGSAMSEEDSDTRSTCSLASTPGSPQELLSPCPLTSPSPSPSSSSSSSSSSSPSSAPPSRPCSLDLPNSVSLSDFGLISPVLGPRSECSGASSPECELERGERAEGAEMTLDNGPVLNKNVMSSTKKSFNLEARFSFLNLRRQRSDAKNTDNFSQKAVVLVKGL